The following proteins are encoded in a genomic region of Triticum dicoccoides isolate Atlit2015 ecotype Zavitan chromosome 1B, WEW_v2.0, whole genome shotgun sequence:
- the LOC119320623 gene encoding glutamate dehydrogenase 1, mitochondrial-like isoform X2, producing MMKHSAENFRIKGFDGGDAVDLISLLTEEWDVLTPTALGGVINKDNADAIKAKYIIEAANHPTDPEADEILAKKGVPILPDILANSGGVMVSYFEWVQNIQGFMWDEEKVNRELKTYMTHTSNIFLII from the exons ATGATGAAGCACTCGGCAGAGAACTTCAGGATCAAGGGCTTCGACGGGGGCGACGCTGTCGACCTGATCTCACTGCTCACGGAAGAGTGGGACGTGCTCACCCCGACAGCTCTGGGAGGAGTCATAAACAA GGACAATGCTGATGCCATCAAAGCAAAGTACATCATCGAGGCTGCTAACCACCCAACAGACCCCGAGGCCGACGAG ATTCTGGCAAAGAAGGGCGTGCCGATCCTACCGGACATCCTGGCCAACTCCGGTGGAGTGATGGTGAGCTACTTCGAGTGGGTGCAAAACATCCAGGGGTTCATGTGGGATGAGGAGAAGGTGAATCGGGAGCTCAAGACATACATGACCCACACCTCAAACATATTTCTGATTATTTAG
- the LOC119320623 gene encoding glutamate dehydrogenase 1, mitochondrial-like isoform X1, translating to MMKHSAENFRIKGFDGGDAVDLISLLTEEWDVLTPTALGGVINNFSSSPRDNADAIKAKYIIEAANHPTDPEADEILAKKGVPILPDILANSGGVMVSYFEWVQNIQGFMWDEEKVNRELKTYMTHTSNIFLII from the exons ATGATGAAGCACTCGGCAGAGAACTTCAGGATCAAGGGCTTCGACGGGGGCGACGCTGTCGACCTGATCTCACTGCTCACGGAAGAGTGGGACGTGCTCACCCCGACAGCTCTGGGAGGAGTCATAAACAA tttttcttcttctcctaGGGACAATGCTGATGCCATCAAAGCAAAGTACATCATCGAGGCTGCTAACCACCCAACAGACCCCGAGGCCGACGAG ATTCTGGCAAAGAAGGGCGTGCCGATCCTACCGGACATCCTGGCCAACTCCGGTGGAGTGATGGTGAGCTACTTCGAGTGGGTGCAAAACATCCAGGGGTTCATGTGGGATGAGGAGAAGGTGAATCGGGAGCTCAAGACATACATGACCCACACCTCAAACATATTTCTGATTATTTAG